A single region of the Paraburkholderia megapolitana genome encodes:
- a CDS encoding NfeD family protein, which yields MEIGALWWWGAAGALLVLELLSGTFYLLMIALGCVAGGLAHWAGVAPHWQFACGAVVALVAVILLRRSRFGGRRARIDAASDRDVNLDIGATVTVTEWHDRRARTNYRGAQWDVELAPGEPEDARLYEITALQGSRLIVAARKQPEQV from the coding sequence GTGGAGATAGGCGCACTGTGGTGGTGGGGCGCAGCGGGCGCGCTCCTCGTGCTGGAGTTGTTGAGCGGCACGTTCTATCTGTTGATGATCGCGTTGGGTTGCGTGGCCGGGGGGCTGGCGCATTGGGCCGGCGTTGCACCGCACTGGCAGTTCGCCTGCGGGGCGGTGGTGGCGCTGGTCGCGGTGATCCTCTTGCGTCGCTCGCGTTTCGGCGGTCGACGTGCACGTATCGATGCTGCTTCGGATCGGGATGTGAATCTCGACATCGGTGCCACGGTAACGGTCACCGAGTGGCATGACCGCCGGGCGCGCACGAATTACCGCGGTGCGCAATGGGACGTCGAGCTTGCCCCAGGCGAGCCCGAAGACGCGCGGCTCTACGAGATCACCGCACTGCAAGGCAGCCGTCTGATCGTAGCGGCGAGAAAGCAGCCCGAACAGGTGTGA
- the ppsA gene encoding phosphoenolpyruvate synthase yields MTNAVNVAKDQAYVIPFEQLRMTDVEIVGGKNASLGEMISQLAQAGVRVPTGFATTALAFRDFLHHNTLTERIAKRLETLDVDDVKALAEAGKEIRQWIVDAPLQPRLEQEIRAGFVTLTQSSPEELSFAVRSSATAEDLPDASFAGQQESYLNVVGIEDVLDRMKHVFASLYNDRAISYRVHKGFTHAEVALSAGVQRMVRSDVGAAGVMFTLDTESGFKDAVFITSSYGLGETVVQGAVNPDEFYVFKTTLAQGKYPIIRRSIGSKLIKMEFTKAGEAGRVKTVDVAHEQRNRFSITDEDVIELAKYAVIIEQHYQRPMDIEWGKDGRDGKIFILQARPETVKSQAAGKAEQRFKLKGQSQVIVTGRAIGQKIGAGPVRVIHDPSEMERVQPGDVLVADMTDPNWEPVMKRASAIVTNRGGRTCHAAIIARELGVPAVVGCGDATDLLKDGALVTVSCAEGDEGKIYDGLLETEVTEIQRGELPPIPVKIMMNVGNPQLAFDFSHLPNAGVGLARLEFIINNNIGVHPKAILEYPHIDQDLKKAVESVARGHASPRAFYVDKLTEGIATIAAAFYPKPVIVRLSDFKSNEYKKLIGGSRYEPDEENPMLGFRGASRYIAEDFAEAFHMECIALKKVREEMGLDNVEIMVPFVRTLKQAERVVGLLEKFGLKRGEKGLRLIMMCEVPSNAILAEEFLQFFDGFSIGSNDLTQLTLGLDRDSGMELLAVDFDERDPAVKFMLKRAIETCLRLNKYVGICGQGPSDHPDFAQWLTDEGIASISLNPDTIIETWQALAKSSAR; encoded by the coding sequence ATGACTAACGCTGTTAACGTCGCAAAGGATCAGGCGTATGTAATTCCGTTCGAGCAGTTGCGGATGACCGACGTGGAAATCGTCGGTGGCAAGAACGCGTCGCTTGGCGAGATGATCAGTCAACTCGCGCAAGCAGGCGTGCGCGTGCCGACCGGTTTCGCGACCACCGCACTTGCTTTCCGCGATTTCCTGCATCACAACACGCTGACCGAACGCATCGCCAAACGTCTCGAAACGCTCGATGTCGACGACGTGAAAGCGCTCGCCGAGGCGGGCAAGGAAATCCGTCAATGGATCGTCGACGCGCCGCTGCAACCGCGCCTCGAACAGGAGATCCGCGCCGGCTTCGTCACGCTCACGCAAAGCTCGCCCGAAGAACTGTCGTTCGCGGTCCGCTCGTCGGCCACGGCGGAAGATCTGCCGGACGCTTCGTTTGCCGGTCAGCAGGAGAGCTACCTGAACGTGGTCGGTATCGAAGACGTGCTCGACCGCATGAAGCACGTGTTCGCGTCGCTGTACAACGACCGCGCGATTTCCTACCGCGTCCACAAGGGCTTCACGCACGCTGAAGTCGCGCTGTCGGCGGGTGTGCAGCGGATGGTCCGGTCGGACGTGGGTGCTGCCGGCGTGATGTTCACGCTCGACACCGAGTCCGGCTTCAAGGACGCCGTGTTCATCACGTCGAGCTACGGTCTTGGCGAGACGGTCGTGCAGGGTGCCGTGAATCCGGACGAGTTCTACGTCTTCAAGACCACGCTCGCGCAAGGCAAGTACCCGATCATCCGCCGCTCGATCGGCTCGAAGCTGATCAAGATGGAATTCACGAAGGCCGGCGAAGCGGGCCGCGTGAAGACCGTCGATGTCGCGCACGAACAGCGCAACCGCTTTTCGATCACCGACGAAGACGTGATCGAACTCGCGAAGTACGCGGTGATCATCGAGCAGCACTACCAGCGCCCGATGGATATCGAGTGGGGCAAGGACGGCCGCGACGGCAAGATTTTCATCCTGCAGGCGCGTCCTGAAACGGTGAAGAGCCAGGCCGCAGGCAAGGCCGAACAGCGCTTCAAGCTGAAAGGCCAGTCGCAGGTGATCGTCACCGGCCGCGCGATCGGCCAGAAGATCGGCGCAGGCCCCGTGCGCGTAATTCACGATCCGTCGGAGATGGAGCGTGTGCAACCCGGCGACGTGCTGGTCGCGGACATGACCGACCCGAACTGGGAGCCGGTCATGAAGCGCGCATCGGCGATCGTCACGAATCGCGGCGGGCGCACCTGCCACGCGGCGATCATCGCGCGCGAACTGGGTGTGCCGGCGGTGGTCGGTTGCGGCGATGCGACGGATTTGCTGAAGGACGGCGCGCTCGTCACCGTGTCGTGCGCCGAAGGCGATGAAGGCAAGATTTACGACGGCCTGCTCGAAACCGAAGTCACCGAAATTCAGCGCGGCGAACTGCCGCCGATCCCGGTGAAGATCATGATGAACGTCGGCAATCCGCAACTCGCGTTCGACTTCTCGCACCTGCCTAACGCAGGCGTCGGTCTCGCGCGGCTCGAGTTCATCATCAACAACAACATCGGCGTTCACCCGAAGGCGATTCTCGAGTATCCACACATCGATCAAGACCTGAAGAAGGCGGTCGAAAGCGTCGCGCGCGGTCACGCATCGCCGCGTGCGTTCTATGTCGACAAGCTGACCGAAGGCATCGCGACGATCGCGGCGGCGTTCTATCCGAAGCCGGTTATCGTGCGTCTGTCGGACTTCAAGTCGAACGAGTACAAGAAGCTGATCGGCGGTTCGCGTTACGAGCCGGACGAAGAAAATCCGATGCTCGGCTTCCGCGGCGCATCGCGTTACATCGCCGAAGACTTCGCCGAAGCGTTCCACATGGAATGCATCGCGCTGAAGAAAGTGCGCGAGGAAATGGGCCTCGACAACGTCGAGATCATGGTGCCTTTCGTGCGGACGCTGAAGCAGGCGGAACGCGTGGTTGGCCTGCTCGAGAAGTTCGGGCTGAAGCGCGGCGAGAAGGGCCTGCGCCTGATCATGATGTGCGAAGTGCCGTCGAACGCGATTCTTGCCGAAGAATTCCTGCAATTCTTCGACGGTTTCTCGATCGGTTCGAACGACCTGACGCAGCTGACGCTGGGCCTCGATCGCGACTCCGGCATGGAACTGCTGGCCGTCGATTTCGACGAACGCGACCCGGCCGTCAAGTTCATGCTCAAGCGTGCGATCGAAACCTGTCTGCGGCTGAACAAGTATGTCGGCATCTGTGGCCAGGGCCCGTCGGATCATCCGGACTTCGCGCAATGGCTGACCGACGAAGGCATCGCTTCGATCTCGCTGAATCCCGATACCATTATCGAGACCTGGCAGGCGCTGGCGAAGTCGAGTGCACGCTGA
- the ppsR gene encoding posphoenolpyruvate synthetase regulatory kinase/phosphorylase PpsR, translated as MPPTVFIVSDGTGITAETFAHSILSQFDQKFRLVRVPFVDSTEKAYATLEKINEAGQVEGRRPIVFTTLVNSASNQIVKGSNALVLDMFQTFVEPLEQELELKSSHAMGRGHQNADTEEYKNRIEAINFSLAHDDGQSNRNLADADVILVGVSRSGKTPTSLYLAMQYGVKAANYPLIPEDFERGKLPTPLLAHRQKMFGLSIDPQRLSEIRNERRPGSKYAALENCRYEINEAEGMMRRESVKWLSSTHKSIEEIATTILQEIKLDKPAY; from the coding sequence ATGCCGCCCACCGTATTCATCGTCTCCGACGGTACCGGGATCACTGCCGAAACCTTCGCGCATTCGATCCTCTCCCAGTTCGACCAGAAATTCCGTCTGGTTCGCGTGCCCTTCGTCGATTCGACGGAGAAAGCGTATGCGACGCTCGAGAAGATCAACGAAGCGGGTCAGGTTGAAGGGCGTCGGCCGATCGTGTTCACAACGCTCGTCAACAGCGCGTCGAACCAGATCGTCAAAGGCTCGAACGCGCTCGTGCTCGACATGTTCCAGACCTTCGTCGAACCGCTCGAACAGGAACTCGAACTGAAGTCGAGCCACGCGATGGGTCGCGGCCACCAGAACGCCGACACCGAGGAATACAAGAACCGCATCGAGGCGATCAATTTCTCGCTCGCACACGACGACGGCCAGTCGAACCGCAATCTCGCCGATGCGGACGTGATCCTCGTCGGGGTATCGCGCAGCGGCAAGACGCCGACGAGCCTGTACCTCGCGATGCAATACGGTGTGAAGGCGGCAAACTACCCGCTGATTCCCGAAGACTTCGAGCGCGGCAAACTGCCCACTCCGTTGCTGGCGCATCGGCAGAAGATGTTCGGGTTATCGATCGATCCGCAGCGGCTTTCGGAAATCCGCAACGAGCGCCGGCCCGGCAGCAAGTACGCGGCGCTCGAAAACTGTCGCTACGAGATCAATGAGGCAGAGGGGATGATGCGACGCGAGAGCGTCAAGTGGCTGTCGTCGACGCATAAGTCGATCGAGGAAATCGCGACGACGATCCTGCAGGAAATCAAGCTCGACAAGCCGGCGTACTAG
- a CDS encoding TrmH family RNA methyltransferase, which translates to MKAITSRDNPLYKRLKALAGSTHQQRRSGHALLEGFHLASAYLDVAGQPETCIVTEGALHHVEAQAIVGRIDEQRVVTLPDALFGQLSNVVNGVGMLLLVERLVVPLPERVTQTCLVLDGVQDAGNVGSILRSAAAAGVPHVFCAPGTAYAWSSKVLRSGMGAHFLLQIHEDVEAQALIERLAVPAVMTDSHGADAIYDTDLSGPLVWVFGNEGAGVSAPWRDAHTRRVTIPQPGGMESLNVAAAAAICLFEQCRQQRAA; encoded by the coding sequence GTGAAAGCCATCACGTCGCGGGACAATCCGCTCTATAAACGTCTGAAGGCGCTGGCCGGTTCGACGCATCAGCAGCGCCGCAGCGGGCATGCGCTGCTCGAAGGGTTTCATCTCGCGAGTGCGTATCTCGACGTGGCCGGCCAGCCGGAAACCTGCATCGTGACCGAAGGCGCGCTGCATCACGTCGAAGCACAGGCGATCGTTGGGCGGATCGATGAACAGCGCGTCGTGACGCTGCCGGACGCGTTATTCGGGCAACTGTCGAATGTCGTGAACGGGGTAGGGATGCTGCTGCTGGTCGAGCGGCTCGTTGTACCGTTGCCCGAGCGTGTGACGCAGACTTGCCTCGTGCTCGACGGCGTGCAGGATGCGGGCAACGTCGGTTCGATCCTGCGCAGCGCGGCGGCGGCCGGCGTGCCGCACGTGTTCTGTGCGCCCGGTACCGCGTATGCGTGGTCGTCGAAGGTGTTGCGCTCGGGAATGGGCGCGCATTTCCTGCTGCAAATCCACGAAGACGTCGAGGCGCAGGCGTTGATCGAGCGGCTTGCAGTGCCTGCCGTGATGACCGATTCGCACGGTGCCGACGCGATCTATGACACGGACCTGTCAGGACCGCTTGTATGGGTGTTCGGCAATGAAGGGGCGGGTGTCTCGGCGCCGTGGCGCGATGCGCACACACGCCGCGTGACGATCCCTCAGCCAGGCGGTATGGAGTCGCTGAACGTTGCAGCGGCTGCCGCTATATGTCTGTTCGAGCAATGCAGGCAGCAGCGCGCTGCCTGA
- the rnhB gene encoding ribonuclease HII, whose product MTVTRPARRRAAAAAADQSGLAFDSPDELVCGVDEAGRGPLAGPVVAAAVILDPQHRILGLDDSKVLSAKKREELYTKIVEHALAWCVASASVEEIDTLNILHATMLAMKRAVEGLKIVPTLAKIDGNRCPVLSVRSEAIVGGDALVPSISAASILAKVTRDRMLLELHQTFPHYGFDAHAGYGTPQHLAALREHGPCEHHRRSFAPVREAHVLFGGRVVAPVVAQAPDEAPF is encoded by the coding sequence GTGACGGTTACCCGGCCTGCACGTCGGCGCGCTGCTGCGGCGGCCGCGGATCAGAGTGGGCTCGCCTTCGACTCGCCTGACGAGCTGGTTTGCGGGGTCGACGAAGCAGGGCGCGGACCGCTCGCCGGGCCGGTGGTTGCGGCGGCAGTGATCCTCGATCCACAGCATCGCATCCTCGGGCTCGACGATTCGAAGGTACTGAGCGCGAAAAAACGCGAAGAGTTGTACACCAAGATCGTCGAACACGCGCTGGCCTGGTGCGTCGCATCCGCCTCGGTCGAAGAAATCGATACGCTCAACATCCTGCACGCCACGATGCTTGCGATGAAGCGCGCGGTCGAAGGCCTGAAGATCGTGCCCACGCTTGCGAAGATCGATGGCAATCGCTGTCCGGTGCTGAGTGTGCGCAGCGAGGCGATTGTCGGCGGCGATGCGCTGGTGCCGAGCATTTCGGCGGCATCGATCCTGGCGAAGGTCACACGCGACCGCATGCTGCTCGAACTGCATCAGACCTTTCCGCACTACGGCTTCGATGCGCATGCCGGCTACGGCACGCCGCAGCATCTCGCGGCGCTGCGCGAGCATGGGCCGTGCGAGCATCATCGGCGCTCGTTTGCCCCGGTGCGTGAGGCGCATGTGCTCTTCGGCGGTCGTGTTGTCGCGCCGGTAGTGGCGCAGGCGCCCGACGAAGCTCCTTTCTGA
- the lpxB gene encoding lipid-A-disaccharide synthase — protein MALQPGPFRSPRLAMVAGEPSGDLLAASLLDGLASRLPDGTQYYGIGGPRMAAAGFDAHWPLEKLTVRGYVEVLKHIPEILGIRNDLKRQLLAEPPDVFIGVDAPDFNFSLEHALRDAGIPTIHFVCPSIWAWRGGRIKKIAKAVDHMLCVFPFETALLEKAGIAATYVGHPLADEIPLEPDTAGARRALGLPESGPIIAVLPGSRRSEIDLIGPTFFAAMTLMQQREPGVRFVMPAATPALRAQLQPLVDAHPQLALTLTDGQSQQAMTAADAILVKSGTVTLEAALLKKPMVISYKVPWLTGQIMRSQGYLPYVGLPNILAGRFVVPEILQHFATPEALADATLQQLRDETNRRTLTEIFTEMHHVLKQNTAQRAAEAVVNVLGARGVSR, from the coding sequence ATGGCGCTGCAACCCGGTCCCTTTCGTTCTCCGCGGCTCGCCATGGTGGCCGGCGAGCCGTCCGGCGACCTGCTTGCGGCATCGCTGCTCGACGGGCTGGCCAGTCGCCTGCCCGACGGCACGCAGTACTACGGCATCGGCGGTCCGCGCATGGCTGCGGCGGGCTTCGACGCGCACTGGCCGCTGGAAAAGCTGACGGTGCGCGGCTATGTCGAGGTGCTCAAACATATTCCCGAAATTCTCGGCATCCGCAACGACCTGAAGCGCCAGTTGCTCGCCGAACCACCCGATGTGTTCATCGGCGTCGATGCACCCGATTTCAACTTCAGTCTCGAACACGCGCTGCGCGACGCGGGCATTCCGACCATTCATTTCGTTTGCCCGTCGATCTGGGCGTGGCGCGGCGGCCGGATCAAGAAGATCGCGAAAGCCGTCGACCACATGCTGTGCGTGTTTCCGTTCGAAACCGCGCTGCTCGAAAAGGCCGGTATTGCGGCGACCTACGTCGGTCATCCGCTCGCCGACGAAATCCCGCTCGAACCCGACACGGCCGGCGCGCGCCGCGCGCTCGGGCTGCCGGAAAGCGGACCGATAATCGCGGTGCTGCCGGGCAGCCGGCGTTCGGAAATCGATTTGATCGGGCCGACATTCTTCGCGGCGATGACGTTGATGCAGCAGCGCGAACCGGGTGTGCGCTTCGTGATGCCGGCTGCGACCCCGGCGCTGCGCGCGCAGTTGCAGCCGCTCGTCGATGCGCATCCGCAGCTTGCGCTAACGCTCACCGACGGCCAGTCGCAGCAGGCGATGACCGCGGCCGACGCGATTCTCGTCAAGAGCGGTACGGTCACGCTCGAAGCTGCGCTGCTGAAAAAACCGATGGTGATCTCATACAAGGTGCCCTGGTTGACCGGACAGATCATGCGCAGTCAGGGCTATCTGCCGTACGTCGGGCTGCCGAATATCCTGGCCGGACGCTTCGTGGTGCCGGAAATCCTGCAGCACTTCGCGACGCCTGAAGCACTCGCCGACGCGACGCTACAGCAGTTGCGCGACGAAACGAACCGGCGCACGCTGACGGAAATTTTCACGGAGATGCATCACGTGCTGAAGCAGAACACCGCGCAGCGTGCGGCAGAAGCGGTCGTGAACGTGCTCGGTGCGCGCGGGGTGTCGCGGTGA
- the lpxA gene encoding acyl-ACP--UDP-N-acetylglucosamine O-acyltransferase: MSRIHPTAIVEPGATIDETVEVGPYAIVGAHVTIGARTTIGSHSVIEGHTTIGEDNRIGHYASVGGRPQDMKYKDEPTRLEIGHRNTIREFTTIHTGTVQDGGVTTLGDDNWIMAYVHIGHDCHVGSNVILSSNAQMAGHVTIGDFAIIGGMSGVHQFVRIGAHSMLGGASALVQDVPPFVIAAGNKAEPHGINVEGLRRRGFSADAISALRTAYRVLYKNGLSLEEAKVQLRELASAGGDGDEAVKAFADFVEVSQRGIIR, encoded by the coding sequence ATGAGCAGGATTCATCCCACTGCGATCGTCGAGCCCGGTGCAACGATCGACGAAACGGTCGAAGTCGGACCCTATGCGATCGTCGGCGCTCACGTGACGATTGGCGCACGCACGACGATCGGTTCGCATAGCGTGATCGAAGGTCATACGACGATCGGCGAGGACAACCGCATCGGCCACTATGCATCGGTCGGCGGACGGCCGCAGGACATGAAGTACAAGGACGAGCCGACACGGCTCGAGATCGGCCACCGCAACACGATCCGCGAATTCACGACGATCCACACGGGCACCGTGCAGGACGGCGGCGTGACGACGCTCGGCGACGACAACTGGATCATGGCGTATGTGCACATCGGTCACGACTGTCACGTCGGCAGCAACGTGATCCTGTCGAGCAATGCGCAGATGGCCGGACACGTGACGATCGGCGATTTCGCGATCATCGGTGGCATGTCGGGCGTGCACCAGTTCGTGCGGATCGGCGCGCATTCAATGTTGGGGGGTGCCTCGGCGCTCGTGCAGGACGTCCCGCCGTTCGTGATCGCCGCGGGCAACAAGGCGGAGCCGCACGGCATCAACGTCGAAGGGCTGCGTCGCCGCGGTTTCTCGGCCGATGCGATCTCCGCGCTGCGCACGGCGTACCGCGTGCTGTACAAGAACGGCCTGTCGCTCGAAGAGGCGAAAGTGCAGTTGCGCGAACTCGCATCGGCAGGCGGTGACGGCGACGAAGCGGTGAAGGCGTTTGCCGACTTCGTCGAAGTCTCGCAACGCGGCATCATCCGCTAG
- the fabZ gene encoding 3-hydroxyacyl-ACP dehydratase FabZ, with protein MSTEKINLDIHKILTLLPHRYPILLVDRVLELEPHKSIKALKNVTINEPYFTGHFPKRPVMPGVLILEALAQTAALLTFSEEPHDPESTLYLFVGIDNARFKRIVEPGDQLMLHASLERHMRGIWKFKARAEVDGAVAAEADLMCAVRQSDSDSQ; from the coding sequence ATGAGCACCGAAAAAATCAATCTCGACATCCACAAGATTCTCACGCTACTGCCGCACCGTTATCCGATCCTGCTGGTGGACCGGGTGCTCGAACTCGAGCCGCACAAGAGCATCAAGGCGCTGAAGAACGTGACGATCAACGAGCCGTACTTCACGGGGCACTTTCCGAAGCGTCCGGTGATGCCGGGCGTGCTCATCCTCGAAGCGCTGGCCCAGACGGCCGCGCTTCTGACGTTCTCGGAAGAGCCGCACGATCCCGAGAGCACGCTGTATCTGTTCGTCGGCATCGACAACGCGCGCTTCAAGCGCATCGTCGAACCGGGCGACCAGCTGATGCTGCACGCGTCGCTCGAGCGGCACATGCGCGGCATCTGGAAGTTCAAGGCGCGCGCGGAAGTGGACGGCGCAGTGGCGGCGGAAGCCGACCTGATGTGCGCGGTCCGGCAGTCGGATAGCGACAGTCAGTAA
- the lpxD gene encoding UDP-3-O-(3-hydroxymyristoyl)glucosamine N-acyltransferase codes for MAFTLADIVGQFGGEVVGDASHRVGSLAPLDQAAPDQLAFLANPKYLSQVESTRAGAVLINADDLAKLASRESRNFIVTPNPYAYFARIAQTFIDLAAPKPVPGVHPGATVDPSAQIAASAVIGPNVTVEAGVVIGERVRLDANVFVGRGTQIGADVHLYPNVTVYHGCKLGERVIVHAGAVIGSDGFGFAPDFVGEGDARTGNWVKIPQVGGVSIGPDVEIGANTTIDRGAMADTVIEECVKIDNLVQIGHNCKVGAYTVIAGCAGIAGSTTIGRHCMIGGAVGIAGHVTLADYVIVTAKSGVSKSLLKPGMYTSAFPAVDHADWNRSAAIMRNLDKLRDRIKALEAATAAQASTDKA; via the coding sequence ATGGCATTTACGCTCGCGGACATCGTTGGGCAGTTCGGCGGTGAAGTCGTCGGCGACGCTTCGCACCGGGTCGGCAGTCTTGCGCCGCTCGATCAGGCCGCTCCTGACCAACTGGCGTTCCTCGCGAACCCGAAGTATCTGTCGCAGGTCGAGAGCACGCGCGCGGGCGCCGTGCTGATCAATGCCGACGATCTGGCGAAACTCGCATCGCGCGAGAGCCGCAACTTCATCGTCACACCGAATCCCTACGCGTATTTCGCGCGTATCGCCCAGACCTTCATCGATCTCGCCGCACCGAAGCCGGTGCCCGGTGTGCATCCGGGCGCAACCGTCGACCCATCGGCGCAGATCGCGGCGAGCGCAGTGATCGGGCCGAACGTGACCGTCGAAGCCGGCGTGGTGATCGGCGAACGGGTCCGGCTCGATGCGAACGTATTTGTTGGGCGCGGCACGCAGATCGGCGCGGATGTGCATCTGTACCCGAACGTGACCGTGTACCACGGCTGCAAGCTCGGCGAGCGTGTCATCGTGCACGCCGGCGCAGTGATCGGCTCGGACGGCTTTGGCTTTGCTCCCGACTTCGTGGGCGAAGGCGACGCGCGTACCGGCAACTGGGTCAAGATTCCGCAGGTGGGCGGCGTGTCGATCGGGCCGGACGTCGAAATCGGCGCCAACACGACGATCGACCGCGGCGCGATGGCCGATACAGTGATCGAAGAGTGCGTGAAGATCGATAATCTCGTGCAGATCGGCCACAACTGCAAGGTCGGCGCTTACACGGTAATCGCCGGCTGTGCGGGGATTGCTGGCAGCACGACGATTGGCCGGCACTGCATGATCGGTGGCGCGGTCGGCATTGCGGGCCACGTCACGCTGGCCGATTACGTGATCGTCACCGCGAAATCGGGCGTGTCGAAATCGCTGCTGAAACCCGGCATGTACACGAGCGCGTTCCCGGCCGTCGATCACGCCGACTGGAACCGGAGTGCTGCCATAATGCGCAACCTCGACAAGCTGCGAGACCGCATCAAGGCGCTCGAAGCGGCCACGGCCGCGCAGGCCTCAACGGACAAGGCGTAA
- a CDS encoding OmpH/Skp family outer membrane protein: MQTGMFSKRVACAWVLAMTMTLGAGIAHAQVARIAAVNSDRILRESAPAKAAQVKLEAEFAKRDKDLQDMAQKLKSLSDSLDKNGASLSALDRAQKQRDISQLDTDFQRKQREFREDLNQRRNEELAAVLDRANKVIKQIAEQQHYDLIVQEAVYVSPSIDITDQVLKALAAASGNGASGSSSN; this comes from the coding sequence TTGCAAACCGGTATGTTTTCGAAACGTGTGGCGTGCGCCTGGGTGCTGGCGATGACGATGACCTTGGGGGCGGGGATTGCGCACGCTCAGGTCGCGAGGATCGCCGCGGTCAATTCGGATCGCATCCTGCGCGAGTCCGCGCCGGCCAAGGCGGCGCAGGTCAAGCTCGAGGCCGAGTTCGCGAAGCGCGACAAGGACCTGCAGGACATGGCGCAGAAACTGAAGAGCCTGTCCGATTCGCTCGACAAGAACGGCGCGTCGCTGTCGGCTCTCGATCGCGCGCAGAAGCAGCGCGACATCTCGCAGCTCGACACCGATTTCCAGCGCAAGCAGCGCGAATTCCGTGAAGACCTGAACCAGCGCCGCAACGAAGAACTCGCGGCAGTACTCGATCGCGCGAACAAGGTGATCAAGCAGATCGCCGAGCAGCAGCACTACGATCTGATCGTGCAGGAAGCGGTGTATGTCAGTCCGAGCATCGACATCACCGACCAGGTGCTGAAGGCACTGGCGGCGGCATCCGGCAACGGGGCGAGTGGTTCGTCGTCGAACTGA